The Culex pipiens pallens isolate TS chromosome 2, TS_CPP_V2, whole genome shotgun sequence DNA window CAGCATGGCGACAATATTTCTGCTTGAAAACATTCTCCGGATGATCGTCGAGTGTTATGTGTTTTGTCATCTGGCAACACGGCTCAACGAAGCGGTTAGTGGCTTTTGCAgctgatttatcaatattttattaAGATTCCCATTCCAGCATTCCCAAATTGCCGATAAGATCATGAACCTTGACTGGCCTGAAATGCTGCACTACTCGGAGGATTACCCGAAGGAATACAAATCCGTACGGACTTCACTACTTATCGTGACGATCAGAGCTCAGCACTCGCTGGGAATCAGCTGCGGTGGGATTTTCGAGATGAGTCAGGATAAGTTTGCCCTCTTGGTGCGAATGACGTACTCGGTGTTGATGTTTCTTTGGAAGTTTAAAGCACTTTAAATGCTATTTCGAAGTTACCTCATGTTCATGTCTAAAGGTTGATGACTTGAAGAAAACCACTGTTGGAACGTTCCAAGAAAAGGACAATTTATTAGTACGTGTATCTGATAGGTTGTTGTTCAGTTCGTAGAATTCATTCAACAACTTTTTCTATGTAATCACAAGTTTAAGCCGAAAGGTGTTTTCAAATCTCAAAAAAGCAGTCCAAGTAGTAGGATTTAGTAATTGTTCACTGGTGAATGATTTAACAAGTCAATTTTAACAGAAGAACCTTGCTAAAAACTTAaccaaaaatggccaaaaaggAAACATTTCAAAGAGAAGAATACCTATTTATGAGATATGTGTTTATGATGTCCGGTGTTAGTTTGCAAAGTGACAATAAGTTTATTCGACACTTGTGGAATCTGTACAGATGCCTAATAGTAGTACACTTCATCATGATTCAATTACAGTTCGTTATGATACTTCAAAGGTTCGAAAACTTCGAGTCCGTTTTTAAGGGGTTGAACACCAGTCTTGGTAGCATGTTAATCCACGTCAGAAGTTTTACCACTTGGAAACATTAAAATGTATACTGCAAGGTTAGGCACCTggaaaagctctcaacaaatgATTCAGGAACTCAACAGATTAGAGTTCAAGCAAAAAGCTCAATTAATCGAATGCTGAATTTGTTCACGGCAAATGTGGCTTTTCAGACCATCGTTGCCATCATGACGAGTCCGGACTATGAACCACTGAAAATACCATTTGACATGAGC harbors:
- the LOC120417723 gene encoding uncharacterized protein LOC120417723, translated to MNLDWPEMLHYSEDYPKEYKSVRTSLLIVTIRAQHSLGISCGGIFEMSQDKFALLVRMTYSVLMFLWKFKAL